In the genome of Cydia strobilella chromosome Z, ilCydStro3.1, whole genome shotgun sequence, one region contains:
- the LOC134755009 gene encoding neurofilament medium polypeptide-like: MARPMRIALDLALNVCESAKPCVSQAWQYAKVEMVPPMTQGFFRGIGGKTIEHFAAAVGNAMISFLRSSVTAIDAAAAQRKKALEEALKAKQEKAAAEAKLAAEEKAKALAAEKAKQAEAAKAHAVKAKPAEEKTKPKSAEPAKTDSKAASAAKAAPKPDPKKPEAKNPEAKKPEAKKPEAKKPDPPKDKKLLKRLKINKSVTVAIGMSAHAKSIVGSFRNRMQIVYELAEVYKGEALRNRKLSQLMEVIKEKAERAAKSELAAKMRVAKGYYTLEMAPPASKGELKKLKEEINMAREFISSKGHKDLTVKQAWLLLLVGIEVGLWFFLGETIGKFHIVGYKVCP, encoded by the exons ATGGCCAGACCAATGCGAATCGCCCTGGATTTAGCCCTAA ATGTATGCGAATCCGCAAAACCATGTGTCTCCCAAGCATGGCAATACGCCAAAGTAGAAATGGTACCACCAATGACACAAGGTTTTTTTCGAGGAATCGGCGGAAAAACTATAGAACATTTTGCAGCTGCTGTCGGTAATGCTATGATTTCGTTTCTGCGATCATCAGTAACTGCTATTGACGCTGCTGCCGCTCAAAGGAAGAAAGCTTTAGAAGAGGCACTTAAGGCCAAGCAAGAAAAAGCTGCCGCTGAAGCTAAACTAGCGGCAGAAGAAAAGGCCAAAGCTTTAGCTGCTGAAAAAGCAAAACAAGCTGAAGCAGCAAAAGCTCATGCAGTAAAAGCAAAACCTGCTGAAGAAAAAACCAAGCCTAAATCAGCTGAACCTGCAAAAACTGATTCTAAAGCAGCATCCGCAGCTAAAGCTGCTCCAAAACCAGACCCAAAAAAACCTGAGGCCAAAAACCCTGAGGCTAAAAAGCCTGAAGCCAAAAAACCTGAGGCTAAGAAGCCAGATCCACCGAAGGATAAGAAA CTTTtaaaacgtttaaaaataaataaatccgtcaccgTTGCAATAGGTATGTCTGCACACGCGAAATCAATAGTCGGATCATTTC GAAACCGCATGCAAATCGTTTATGAACTAGCAGAAGTCTACAAGGGTGAAGCCTTAAGAAACAGAAAATTAAGCCAACTTATGGAGGTTATTAAAG AGAAGGCGGAGCGAGCGGCGAAGTCAGAGCTGGCAGCAAAGATGCGGGTTGCCAAAGGATATTACACGTTAGAAATGGCACCCCCGGCATCTAAAGGTGAACTGAAg AAACTCAAAGAGGAGATCAATATGGCTAGAGAGTTTATAAGTTCTAAAGGACACAAAGACCTCACTGTAAAGCAAGCTTGGCTTTTGCTTCTCGTCGGAATCGAAGTTGGATTGTGGTTCTTCTTGGGCGAAACTATTGGCAAGTTCCACATCGTTGGTTATAAAGTGTGCCCTTAA